In the genome of Myxococcus stipitatus, one region contains:
- a CDS encoding YopT-type cysteine protease domain-containing protein, which yields MTHSSSIGGGPKVAWPSAAQKAQARQEVTETQVEAPKPQDVSGAKKEQVPAQPQNSQFDAQAKSTSLKITPDAKMQVKGQPPPVKARGAGEDTSTQLWSSKRPTSEQPRQGGVEQLSTPKEGLAFFKMRKPQVWYNQTVAAVLDKDATLSEKFKFRGVCFILSHQWLECRSMGMDDAKSIARIKDGNTFHQLWGDFVTQGNHGSEIYSALSQELLRVVSTKSQLRQQISQATPEQQPELTARLQNAEVADQRLSAQLARMFAGDEERRTLGGGSGTSSEEMMRKMFEMNAQSIKRVNFEPKHPAATDTSNALQRLFRSNPLDRPAKCLELSNEARTKPTPALFEIGLYNPKPGGSAHSIALHLGDDGSYSLFDPNIGVFQGDGKTHSFDKDLAQLMESYYPKMTEVLLTHLTVEKQARESY from the coding sequence ATGACCCATTCTTCTTCCATCGGCGGTGGCCCCAAGGTCGCGTGGCCTTCGGCCGCACAGAAGGCCCAAGCGCGGCAAGAAGTGACCGAGACCCAGGTGGAGGCCCCGAAGCCCCAGGACGTCAGCGGGGCGAAGAAGGAGCAGGTCCCCGCCCAGCCCCAGAACAGCCAGTTCGACGCCCAGGCGAAGAGCACCTCTCTCAAAATCACGCCGGATGCGAAGATGCAGGTGAAGGGTCAGCCCCCTCCCGTGAAGGCCCGGGGCGCCGGCGAGGACACGTCCACCCAGCTCTGGTCCTCGAAGAGACCCACCAGCGAGCAGCCCCGCCAGGGAGGCGTCGAGCAGCTGAGCACGCCAAAGGAGGGCCTGGCCTTCTTCAAGATGCGCAAGCCGCAGGTCTGGTACAACCAGACGGTCGCGGCCGTCCTCGACAAGGACGCCACCCTCTCCGAGAAGTTCAAGTTCCGGGGCGTCTGTTTCATCCTGTCACATCAGTGGCTGGAGTGCAGAAGCATGGGGATGGACGACGCCAAGAGCATCGCCAGGATCAAGGATGGCAATACCTTTCATCAGCTCTGGGGGGACTTCGTGACCCAGGGCAACCATGGAAGTGAGATCTACAGCGCGCTCTCCCAGGAGCTCCTCAGGGTCGTCTCGACCAAGTCGCAGCTCCGACAGCAAATCAGCCAGGCGACCCCAGAACAACAGCCGGAGCTCACCGCGAGGCTCCAGAACGCGGAGGTCGCCGACCAGCGACTCAGTGCCCAGCTCGCGAGAATGTTCGCGGGCGACGAGGAGCGAAGGACTCTCGGAGGAGGCTCGGGCACCTCGTCGGAGGAGATGATGCGCAAGATGTTCGAGATGAACGCGCAGTCCATCAAGCGCGTGAACTTCGAGCCCAAGCACCCCGCGGCGACCGACACGAGCAACGCCCTCCAGCGCCTGTTCCGCTCGAACCCGCTGGACCGCCCGGCCAAGTGCCTGGAGCTGAGCAACGAGGCCCGCACCAAGCCCACGCCCGCCCTGTTCGAAATCGGGCTCTACAACCCCAAGCCCGGCGGGAGCGCGCACTCCATCGCCCTGCACCTGGGAGACGACGGGAGCTATTCGCTCTTCGACCCCAACATCGGCGTCTTCCAGGGCGATGGAAAGACCCACAGCTTCGACAAGGACCTGGCCCAGCTGATGGAGTCCTACTATCCCAAGATGACGGAAGTCCTGCTCACCCACCTCACCGTGGAGAAGCAGGCTCGCGAGTCGTACTGA
- a CDS encoding universal stress protein encodes MRQHELTRLDIPLLSPGNLRGPRGLTRLVVATDFSLRAELALARALRLPLGLGATFTVLHAGPGGSPKGVMGPERCLRRAVGAVCRRLRHRPDVTVHESLCQGEVVDVVEDVAREQGAELVVLGGVSGASSRRALGEGSRVRRMVRRLDTSVLAVVPHPARTYANPLVAVDFSRESRRALELTLRLCPLTPVEVVHVVDTRAEEAGLRARGAPPEAFLVLRREREDAARVALARFLAPYRETGREVEARLREGEPGENVLAQALELGSDLVVVPGMRVSTVEDSWVERVLAGSSCDVLVSRHEARVMS; translated from the coding sequence ATGCGGCAGCATGAGCTGACCCGTTTGGACATTCCATTGTTGTCACCGGGGAACCTCCGAGGTCCCCGAGGGCTCACGCGCCTGGTGGTGGCGACGGACTTCTCGCTGCGCGCGGAGCTCGCGCTGGCGCGTGCGCTGCGCCTGCCGTTGGGGCTGGGGGCGACCTTCACCGTGCTGCACGCGGGGCCTGGAGGCTCGCCCAAGGGCGTCATGGGGCCGGAGCGGTGCCTGCGCCGGGCGGTGGGCGCGGTGTGCCGGCGGCTGCGGCACCGGCCGGACGTGACGGTGCACGAGTCGCTGTGCCAGGGCGAGGTGGTGGACGTGGTGGAGGACGTGGCGCGAGAGCAGGGCGCGGAGCTGGTGGTGCTGGGGGGCGTGAGCGGCGCGTCCTCGCGGCGGGCGTTGGGAGAGGGCTCGAGGGTGCGGCGGATGGTGCGAAGGTTGGACACGTCGGTGCTGGCGGTGGTGCCTCATCCGGCGCGCACGTACGCGAACCCGCTGGTGGCGGTGGACTTCTCGCGCGAGTCCCGCCGGGCGCTGGAGCTGACGCTGAGGCTGTGCCCGCTGACGCCGGTGGAGGTGGTGCACGTGGTGGACACGCGCGCGGAGGAGGCCGGCCTGCGGGCGAGGGGCGCGCCTCCGGAGGCGTTCCTGGTGCTGAGGCGGGAGCGGGAGGATGCCGCGCGGGTGGCGCTCGCCCGGTTCCTGGCCCCGTACCGGGAGACAGGGCGCGAGGTGGAGGCCCGGCTGCGCGAGGGAGAGCCGGGCGAGAATGTCCTGGCGCAGGCGCTGGAGCTGGGCTCGGACCTGGTGGTGGTGCCGGGGATGAGGGTCTCCACGGTGGAGGACTCGTGGGTGGAGCGGGTGCTGGCAGGCTCCTCGTGCGACGTGCTGGTGTCCCGGCACGAGGCGAGGGTCATGTCGTGA
- a CDS encoding CsbD family protein → MGELLDKAKGKLKEVVGAVTGDRSLEAEGKVDRAKGEAKEKVEDAKRAVRDAVDDARARRDEP, encoded by the coding sequence ATGGGCGAGTTGCTGGACAAGGCCAAGGGCAAGCTCAAGGAAGTCGTCGGCGCCGTCACCGGCGACCGCTCGCTGGAGGCCGAAGGCAAGGTGGACCGGGCCAAGGGCGAGGCGAAGGAGAAGGTCGAGGACGCCAAGCGCGCGGTCCGCGACGCCGTGGATGACGCCCGCGCGCGCCGCGATGAGCCGTAG
- the tssI gene encoding type VI secretion system tip protein TssI/VgrG, which yields MPRRPHTLLELQAEGFTPGELVAVRMSGEEALSEPYDFRVEFFPRSLEPLDVKALLGTEATLLLHGPDGGDRFVHGVVDEARDLGDRHGRPEYRLRLVPRLRLLRNTRRSRIFQHLSVPDIVKKVLSAANVKLRLALSSSYAPREFCVQYRESDLDFVRRLLESEGICFFFEHEESSHTMVLGDGAGAHAPISGDARVVFRGKEAHVAEAEHVSSVTRTQRLRPGTVSLRDFDFERPTLDLTSKTRNDPESLGWEVYDYPGDYVKPAEGQSLSRVRLEALRFGTKTLAGDGTCHRLVPGATFELAEHPEGDLNGEVLVVRVRHEGRRQEVVGDVDALEESYRNHFVALPSGVPYRPRLATPVPHILGIQTATVVGPSSEETQPDTHGRIKVQFHWDRDGKSDDKSSCWVRAGQAWAGAAWGADFIPRVGQEAVVRFLEGNPDKPLLVGAVYNGQNAPPLALPGEKTKSTVRTDSSPGGGGFNEVRIEDSAGSEEVFLHAQKDENLDTLNDKSQRVGGNESLLVEKDRARDIVGKQALTVKLDDASTVEGSQSLRVALNRETRTKGDHSEEVERNQSITVMAVHALNVKLAAATSVGAAAALGVGGGYGINVGGATNIAVLGARAETVGGKRSESVAGSRTEMVEGAKTSRVLGDVTEEVEGGLSQMAEKGRQDDIGKNHLSEVKGPMATGAKKLQLKSDEMAVVVNSELALLINKSGTVKLFAKTLTVDGKNIKLKGKKIKKDGSGSGKRKPFKEVLDESVAETMREYGPEGGPLSPADAKAFTEGKYTMKVLKKDVTVHRLFGGESGAQGRWVTAGPRPTGLEGKIRMALRPEWGNTATQSASMTLKAGTVLYEGGVAGQGLGYSGGATQILIKTPPQGAGEFLKAVFL from the coding sequence ATGCCTCGACGTCCGCACACGCTGCTGGAACTCCAGGCCGAGGGGTTCACCCCAGGGGAGCTCGTGGCCGTCCGGATGTCGGGCGAAGAGGCCCTCTCCGAACCCTATGACTTTCGTGTGGAGTTCTTCCCCAGGTCGCTGGAACCGTTGGATGTGAAGGCGCTGCTGGGCACGGAGGCCACCCTGCTCCTGCACGGGCCCGACGGGGGAGATCGCTTCGTCCACGGCGTGGTGGATGAGGCCCGAGACCTGGGAGACCGCCACGGCCGACCGGAGTACCGCCTGCGGCTGGTCCCTCGGCTGCGCCTGCTCCGGAACACCCGCCGCAGCCGCATCTTCCAGCACCTGTCCGTCCCGGACATCGTGAAGAAGGTCCTCTCCGCGGCGAACGTGAAGCTGCGCCTGGCGCTGTCCTCCTCCTACGCGCCCCGTGAGTTCTGCGTCCAGTACCGGGAGTCGGACCTGGACTTCGTCCGCCGCCTGCTCGAGTCCGAAGGCATCTGCTTCTTCTTCGAGCACGAAGAGTCGTCACACACGATGGTCCTCGGAGACGGAGCAGGCGCGCATGCGCCCATCTCCGGTGACGCTCGAGTGGTCTTCCGCGGGAAGGAAGCGCATGTCGCGGAGGCGGAGCACGTGTCCTCCGTGACGCGCACCCAGCGGCTGCGTCCGGGCACCGTGTCCTTGCGGGACTTCGACTTCGAGCGGCCCACGCTGGACCTGACCTCGAAGACGCGGAACGACCCGGAGTCCCTGGGCTGGGAGGTGTATGACTATCCCGGCGACTACGTGAAGCCCGCCGAAGGCCAGTCCCTCAGCCGGGTCCGGCTGGAGGCGCTGCGCTTCGGGACGAAGACCCTGGCCGGCGATGGGACGTGTCATCGCCTGGTGCCCGGCGCCACTTTCGAGCTGGCGGAGCATCCGGAAGGCGACCTCAACGGCGAGGTGCTGGTGGTCCGCGTCCGGCATGAGGGACGTCGTCAAGAAGTCGTGGGCGATGTGGACGCGCTGGAGGAGTCCTATCGCAACCACTTCGTCGCATTGCCCTCGGGAGTTCCCTACCGACCTCGGCTGGCGACGCCCGTGCCGCACATCCTGGGCATCCAGACGGCGACGGTGGTGGGCCCCTCGTCGGAGGAGACGCAGCCGGACACGCACGGCCGCATCAAGGTCCAGTTCCACTGGGACCGCGATGGGAAGTCGGACGACAAGAGCTCCTGCTGGGTGCGCGCGGGACAGGCCTGGGCAGGAGCGGCGTGGGGCGCGGACTTCATCCCGCGCGTGGGGCAGGAGGCCGTGGTGCGCTTCCTGGAGGGCAACCCCGACAAGCCCCTGCTGGTGGGCGCCGTCTACAACGGCCAGAACGCACCGCCCTTGGCCCTGCCTGGAGAGAAGACCAAGAGCACCGTGCGCACGGACTCGAGCCCCGGTGGCGGCGGCTTCAACGAGGTCCGCATCGAGGACTCCGCGGGTAGCGAGGAGGTGTTCCTCCATGCCCAGAAGGACGAGAACCTCGACACGCTCAACGACAAGAGCCAGCGCGTGGGCGGCAATGAGTCGCTGCTCGTGGAGAAGGACCGCGCGCGCGACATCGTGGGCAAGCAAGCCCTCACCGTGAAGCTGGATGACGCGTCCACGGTGGAGGGCTCGCAGTCGCTGCGAGTGGCGCTGAACCGCGAGACGCGCACCAAGGGCGACCACTCGGAAGAGGTGGAGCGGAACCAATCCATCACGGTGATGGCGGTCCACGCGCTGAATGTGAAGCTGGCGGCGGCGACCTCGGTGGGCGCGGCCGCGGCGCTCGGGGTGGGCGGGGGCTACGGAATCAACGTGGGCGGCGCGACCAACATCGCGGTGCTCGGCGCTCGCGCGGAGACGGTGGGAGGCAAGCGCTCGGAGTCCGTGGCGGGCTCGCGGACGGAGATGGTGGAGGGCGCGAAGACCTCCCGCGTGCTGGGCGATGTGACGGAGGAGGTGGAGGGCGGGCTCAGCCAGATGGCGGAGAAGGGGCGTCAGGACGACATCGGCAAGAACCACCTCTCCGAGGTGAAGGGCCCCATGGCGACGGGGGCGAAGAAGCTCCAGCTGAAGTCGGACGAGATGGCCGTCGTGGTGAACAGCGAGCTGGCGCTGCTCATCAACAAGTCCGGGACGGTGAAGCTCTTCGCCAAGACGCTCACGGTCGATGGGAAGAACATCAAGCTGAAGGGGAAGAAGATCAAGAAGGACGGCTCGGGGAGCGGAAAGCGCAAGCCCTTCAAGGAGGTGCTCGACGAGTCCGTCGCCGAGACGATGCGCGAGTATGGTCCGGAAGGCGGTCCCCTGAGTCCCGCTGACGCCAAGGCCTTCACGGAGGGGAAGTACACGATGAAGGTCCTGAAGAAGGACGTGACGGTTCATCGGCTCTTCGGTGGCGAGAGCGGCGCGCAGGGGCGCTGGGTGACGGCGGGGCCCCGGCCCACGGGCCTCGAGGGGAAGATTCGCATGGCGCTCCGTCCCGAGTGGGGGAACACCGCGACTCAGTCCGCGTCGATGACCCTCAAGGCGGGGACGGTCCTCTACGAAGGTGGCGTGGCGGGGCAGGGCCTGGGGTACTCGGGCGGCGCGACGCAGATTCTCATCAAGACTCCGCCGCAGGGCGCGGGCGAGTTCTTGAAGGCCGTGTTCTTGTGA
- a CDS encoding DJ-1/PfpI family protein, with translation MARIAFIVIAPFADWEPALLAAGARDDFGDEVTWWSPGGQPTPSMGGMTLQVNGALEDFTPDQADALVLVGSATWMTPQAPELTDLLRRAVDAGLVVAGICGATVALAKAGLLDGRAHTSNDLEFLKTQAPSYQGASHYRDVPHAVRDGRLVTAAGTAPVTFTLEILGLLHPEAPEKVAAFKVFAREHLAA, from the coding sequence GTGGCCCGTATCGCCTTCATCGTGATTGCCCCCTTCGCCGACTGGGAGCCCGCGCTGCTCGCGGCGGGGGCTCGTGATGACTTCGGCGACGAGGTGACCTGGTGGTCCCCCGGAGGACAGCCCACGCCGTCCATGGGCGGAATGACCCTCCAGGTGAATGGCGCGCTCGAGGACTTCACGCCCGACCAGGCGGATGCCCTGGTGCTGGTGGGCTCGGCGACGTGGATGACGCCCCAGGCACCGGAGCTCACGGACCTCCTGCGGCGCGCGGTGGACGCGGGGCTCGTCGTCGCGGGCATCTGCGGCGCCACCGTGGCGCTGGCCAAGGCGGGGCTGCTCGATGGCCGCGCCCACACCAGCAACGACCTGGAGTTCCTGAAGACACAGGCCCCGAGCTACCAGGGCGCCTCGCACTACCGCGACGTGCCGCACGCCGTGCGAGACGGCCGGCTGGTCACCGCGGCCGGCACGGCACCAGTGACCTTCACCCTGGAGATCCTCGGGCTCCTGCACCCCGAGGCCCCAGAGAAGGTCGCGGCGTTCAAGGTCTTCGCCCGCGAGCATCTGGCGGCCTGA
- a CDS encoding right-handed parallel beta-helix repeat-containing protein, giving the protein MKLRLACGVLMFGGVLACGSGQPDTLEDSSSQAQPETRAPPKQVALSEDIFYATCPRASQAQGATLYVAKSGPRNPARPLGSSENPYSTIMAAVRAARPGNVILVRGGDYNEQVAITAPKGARPGTATAPIVLRGEMAGRPRILPSSTNVGALLDVKLPYWVIEYFEIAVQGRPSYAALFEDNTQCSQLHDSLLYGGRAGAGVTASYANFIMLAHNQIFDFSKTNTDSHGVAIRGVTRDIFIVDNDIHDVSGDGVQCQPNGGRPSTLLIERNRLHDTGENGIDVKACDDLLIYKNLIYSFPNIARFPWQANTSAAEAVLVHEDATNIQILGNDISLAGRGVSIGGNNAIDLPTNVQVRDNFIHDIYNYANRGNGQGVRVVTGRGVSILGNTLERTADAGLRLAADEPNSVMGLIVYDNTLRNMRLFVRLGRRENRPGMGMDNNRYEGPIGVFTISGGLREGTHAQWLAVLAPEFLDQHSLRLLSPVPLTEEPPPAAP; this is encoded by the coding sequence ATGAAGCTGCGTCTGGCGTGCGGGGTCTTGATGTTCGGGGGTGTCCTCGCGTGCGGTTCGGGACAGCCCGACACCCTCGAAGACAGCTCCTCCCAGGCGCAGCCGGAGACCCGCGCCCCTCCCAAACAGGTCGCGCTCTCCGAGGACATCTTCTACGCCACCTGCCCCAGGGCCTCACAGGCGCAAGGGGCCACGCTCTACGTCGCGAAGAGTGGCCCTCGGAATCCCGCCAGGCCGCTCGGCTCCTCCGAGAACCCCTACAGCACCATCATGGCCGCCGTGAGGGCCGCCCGCCCCGGCAACGTCATCCTGGTGCGCGGCGGCGACTACAACGAGCAGGTCGCCATCACCGCCCCCAAGGGCGCTCGCCCCGGCACCGCCACCGCCCCCATCGTCCTTCGTGGCGAGATGGCCGGACGCCCTCGCATCCTCCCCTCCTCCACCAACGTCGGCGCCCTGCTGGATGTGAAGCTCCCTTACTGGGTCATCGAGTACTTCGAAATCGCCGTCCAGGGCCGGCCCTCCTACGCCGCCCTCTTCGAGGACAACACCCAGTGCTCCCAGCTCCATGACTCCCTCCTGTACGGAGGCCGCGCGGGCGCGGGCGTCACCGCCAGCTACGCGAACTTCATCATGCTCGCGCACAACCAGATCTTCGACTTCTCCAAGACGAACACCGACTCCCACGGCGTCGCCATCCGGGGCGTGACTCGCGACATCTTCATCGTGGACAACGACATCCACGATGTCTCGGGCGACGGCGTGCAATGCCAACCCAATGGCGGCCGCCCCTCCACCCTCCTCATCGAGCGCAACCGGCTCCATGACACGGGCGAGAACGGCATCGACGTCAAGGCCTGCGACGACCTCCTCATCTACAAGAACCTCATCTACAGCTTCCCCAACATCGCCCGCTTCCCGTGGCAGGCCAACACCTCCGCCGCCGAGGCCGTGCTCGTTCACGAAGACGCCACGAACATCCAGATTCTCGGCAACGACATCTCCCTGGCCGGCCGAGGCGTCTCCATCGGCGGCAACAACGCCATCGACCTCCCCACCAACGTGCAGGTCCGGGACAACTTCATCCACGACATCTACAACTACGCCAACCGCGGCAACGGCCAGGGCGTCCGCGTCGTGACGGGCCGAGGCGTCTCCATCCTCGGCAACACCCTCGAGCGGACCGCCGACGCGGGCCTGCGCCTGGCCGCGGACGAGCCCAACTCCGTGATGGGGCTCATCGTCTACGACAACACCCTGCGCAACATGCGGCTGTTCGTCCGCCTGGGCAGGCGCGAGAACCGTCCCGGCATGGGCATGGACAACAACCGCTACGAAGGCCCCATCGGCGTCTTCACCATCTCCGGCGGACTGCGCGAGGGCACCCATGCCCAGTGGCTCGCGGTGCTCGCGCCCGAGTTCCTCGACCAGCACTCACTGCGACTCCTCTCCCCAGTGCCACTCACGGAGGAGCCGCCACCCGCGGCGCCTTGA
- a CDS encoding M57 family metalloprotease: MRQSSSGFPRRAGLLWTVGVMSLSATGCGVEAQEPPPEANAPVRAETFEEFRAKAWLEQDTGIYVVDGDIPVLGGEAGLREEYARRQRGQGSEDALGTSRAPLIVNTVAGRDDRWTYTQQRYLPYCVSTAFGGNYSRVVTAMEQAAWAWQQVNIRFVHASDQDGNCTAANNNVLFDVRPVSGQGYLARAFFPSYGRAQRNVLIDSSSFGNTGVWTLAGILRHELGHTLGFRHEHTRPEAATCFEDNSWRPLTGYDAASVMHYPQCRGSNRGDLDITATDAAGAAALYGPLSDTSFDVAFYLNNYGDLLAAYGATNFPAARNHWEQYGIDEGRRSATHFDAPYYLSLYGDLRAAYGATNYRAARDHWQNQGLGEGRRGSREFDVGYYLSLHPDLRAAFGTNYAAALNHWRIQGIYEGRKASAEFDVAYYLASNPDLIAAYGPRNYAAALDHWIFVGRAQGRRGVP; the protein is encoded by the coding sequence ATGCGACAGTCTTCTAGTGGTTTTCCACGACGCGCGGGCCTGTTGTGGACCGTGGGCGTGATGTCGTTGTCGGCGACGGGGTGCGGCGTGGAGGCGCAGGAGCCCCCGCCGGAGGCGAACGCGCCGGTGCGCGCGGAGACGTTCGAGGAGTTCCGCGCCAAGGCGTGGCTGGAGCAGGACACGGGCATCTACGTGGTGGATGGAGACATCCCCGTGCTCGGCGGCGAGGCGGGGCTGCGTGAGGAGTACGCGCGCCGCCAGCGGGGGCAGGGCTCGGAGGACGCGCTGGGCACGAGCCGCGCGCCGCTTATCGTCAACACGGTGGCGGGCCGCGATGACCGGTGGACGTACACGCAACAGCGCTATCTGCCGTACTGCGTGAGCACGGCGTTTGGTGGCAACTACTCGCGCGTGGTGACGGCCATGGAGCAGGCCGCCTGGGCCTGGCAGCAGGTCAACATCCGCTTCGTGCATGCCAGCGACCAGGACGGCAACTGCACCGCCGCGAACAACAACGTGCTCTTCGATGTGCGCCCCGTCAGCGGACAGGGGTATCTGGCTCGAGCCTTCTTCCCCAGCTACGGGCGCGCGCAGCGCAACGTGCTCATCGACAGCTCGTCATTCGGCAACACGGGCGTGTGGACGCTGGCGGGCATCCTCCGCCACGAGCTGGGCCACACGCTGGGCTTCCGCCACGAGCACACCCGACCCGAGGCCGCGACGTGCTTCGAGGACAACAGCTGGCGCCCGCTGACCGGCTACGACGCCGCCTCGGTGATGCACTACCCGCAGTGCCGGGGCAGCAACCGCGGGGACCTGGACATCACCGCCACGGATGCCGCGGGAGCCGCCGCGCTCTATGGCCCGCTGTCGGACACGTCCTTCGATGTGGCGTTCTACCTGAACAACTACGGGGACCTCCTCGCGGCCTACGGGGCCACCAACTTCCCGGCGGCGCGCAACCACTGGGAGCAGTACGGCATCGACGAGGGGCGCCGCTCCGCGACCCACTTCGACGCGCCTTACTACCTGTCCCTCTACGGGGACCTGCGCGCCGCCTACGGCGCCACCAACTACCGGGCGGCGAGGGACCATTGGCAGAACCAGGGCCTCGGCGAAGGCCGTCGCGGCTCGCGTGAGTTCGACGTGGGCTACTACCTGTCGCTGCATCCGGACCTGCGCGCCGCGTTCGGCACCAACTACGCGGCGGCACTCAACCACTGGCGCATCCAGGGCATCTACGAGGGACGCAAGGCCTCCGCCGAGTTCGACGTGGCCTACTACCTGGCCTCCAACCCGGACCTCATCGCGGCGTACGGCCCCCGCAACTACGCGGCGGCCCTGGACCACTGGATTTTCGTCGGGCGCGCGCAGGGCCGCCGCGGCGTCCCCTGA
- a CDS encoding ABC transporter ATP-binding protein, whose product MSPPPIDSTSPAKSSLKDRLKSAGSLFRQLPGTFRIFWQASPRGAVVLGALTLVAALLPAAIAWVGKLIVDAVVAAAQGSEEARSRVFGWVGLEFALMLGSAVVERGLMLTRELLRANLGNVLNERILQKALDLELQHFEDSNTYDKMQNARREASSRPLSLVMQAFSIVRNGITLSTFAALLVALSPWSVVVLVAASIPAFIAEARLAMAGFRLYSWRAPEGRKLNYLEWILTRDSHVKEVKLFGLGDLVLGRYRELFKKFFAEDRALAFKRMGWGLGLGVLSLGAFYGCYVFVAGRAASGAITVGDMVLYLAVFRQGQAAFQGILTSVGSMYEDALFMSNLFTYLEIPTGNEVPRVLPAKSPARGRMNDIELRGVSFRYPGKEAWALRNVSLTLRPGQKLALVGENGAGKSTLVKLLLRLYEPTEGTILYGGVDIRDMDVGDLRSRFGAVFQDFVRYQFNVAENIGLGHVPALEDRSRIEKAAEQGGASGVIAALPSQYDTMLGGWFEKGQELSSGQWQKLAVARAFMRDDAEVLILDEPTASIDAEAEHALFERFQALAADRIAIVISHRFSTVRMADQIAVLHNGGVDELGSHDALMAKDGRYAHLFRLQARGYRD is encoded by the coding sequence GTGTCTCCTCCCCCGATTGATTCCACGTCCCCCGCGAAGTCCTCCCTCAAGGACCGGCTGAAGAGCGCCGGGAGCCTGTTCCGACAGCTGCCGGGGACCTTCCGCATCTTCTGGCAGGCCAGCCCCCGCGGCGCGGTGGTGCTGGGGGCCCTGACGCTCGTGGCGGCGCTGTTGCCGGCGGCCATCGCCTGGGTGGGGAAGCTGATTGTCGACGCGGTGGTGGCGGCGGCGCAGGGCTCGGAGGAGGCGCGCTCGCGCGTCTTCGGGTGGGTGGGGCTGGAGTTCGCGCTGATGCTGGGCTCCGCGGTGGTGGAGCGCGGGCTGATGCTGACGCGGGAGCTCTTGCGCGCCAACCTGGGCAACGTGCTCAACGAGCGCATCCTCCAGAAGGCGCTGGACCTGGAGCTCCAGCACTTCGAGGACTCCAACACCTACGACAAGATGCAGAACGCGCGGCGCGAGGCGAGCAGCCGGCCGCTGTCGCTGGTGATGCAGGCGTTCTCCATCGTCCGCAATGGCATCACGCTGTCGACCTTCGCGGCGCTGCTGGTGGCGCTGTCGCCGTGGAGCGTGGTGGTGCTGGTGGCCGCGTCGATTCCGGCGTTCATCGCCGAGGCGCGGCTGGCGATGGCGGGCTTCCGGCTGTACTCGTGGCGCGCGCCCGAGGGGCGCAAGCTGAACTACCTGGAGTGGATTCTCACGCGGGACAGCCACGTGAAGGAGGTGAAGCTCTTCGGGCTGGGGGACCTGGTGCTGGGGCGCTACCGCGAGCTGTTCAAGAAGTTCTTCGCGGAGGACCGGGCGCTGGCCTTCAAGCGGATGGGGTGGGGGCTGGGGTTGGGTGTGCTGTCATTGGGCGCCTTCTACGGGTGTTATGTCTTTGTCGCGGGCCGGGCGGCGAGCGGGGCGATTACCGTCGGCGACATGGTGCTGTACCTGGCGGTGTTCCGTCAGGGACAGGCGGCGTTCCAGGGCATCCTGACGAGCGTGGGGTCCATGTACGAGGACGCGCTCTTCATGAGCAATCTCTTCACGTACCTGGAGATTCCGACGGGCAACGAGGTGCCGCGGGTGCTGCCGGCGAAGTCACCCGCGCGCGGGCGGATGAACGACATCGAGCTGCGCGGGGTGTCCTTCCGCTATCCGGGGAAGGAGGCCTGGGCGCTGCGCAACGTGTCGCTGACGCTGCGGCCGGGGCAGAAGCTGGCGCTGGTGGGAGAGAACGGGGCGGGGAAGAGCACGCTGGTGAAGCTGCTCCTGCGGCTGTACGAGCCGACGGAGGGGACGATTCTCTACGGCGGCGTGGACATCCGGGACATGGACGTGGGGGATTTGCGGAGCCGGTTCGGCGCGGTGTTCCAGGACTTCGTGCGGTATCAGTTCAACGTGGCGGAGAACATCGGACTGGGGCACGTGCCGGCGCTGGAGGACCGGAGTCGCATCGAGAAGGCGGCGGAGCAGGGCGGGGCGAGCGGGGTGATTGCGGCGCTGCCGAGCCAGTACGACACGATGCTGGGCGGGTGGTTCGAGAAGGGGCAGGAGCTGTCGTCGGGGCAGTGGCAGAAGCTGGCCGTGGCGCGCGCCTTCATGCGGGACGACGCGGAGGTGCTGATTCTGGACGAGCCGACGGCGAGCATCGACGCGGAGGCGGAGCACGCGCTGTTCGAGCGGTTCCAGGCGCTGGCGGCGGACCGCATCGCCATCGTGATTTCGCACCGGTTCTCCACGGTGCGGATGGCGGACCAGATTGCGGTGCTGCACAACGGCGGCGTGGACGAGCTGGGCAGCCACGACGCGCTGATGGCGAAGGACGGGCGCTACGCGCACCTGTTCCGCTTGCAGGCGCGCGGCTACCGGGACTGA